One Cucumis melo cultivar AY chromosome 8, USDA_Cmelo_AY_1.0, whole genome shotgun sequence genomic window, tttacagtATCATGGTTTTGATGGTAGTTGAAGAGAATTTCTCGATATtgacataaattaaattttcaacagtttatctttttgtaattttgttttctcCCGAAAATATGTTACTTCCTATTATTCGGTTTATCATCTCTTTTTTTGTTCCCTCTAGGGTCACTTGGATTCATTTACCTTCAATGTTTCAACCATCACACATCACACATCCCACGTCATGATATGTAAGTTAGAGAAGTATTTTAAATAATGAAACAATATTTTCACAAACaactaaaatctttaattaatttgaacatgaattttaattaattagttttaatgCTAATTGAGTATAATGAGAATGATTTAAATCTACAGTTTAAGAGGGTTGTTAAATAAATATCTTGATGTCATCTTTGCGTTTGGTGCAAATAtaatatctatctatctatttaCATTCAATTGCTCATATTACAATAGCTTGACCTTAAAGTTGTTGGCTTACAACATGAGGCCAAatgtgaaaaatgaaaaatagaatCCTAAGTTGTCCTGTGGAAAAAAACACAACCTTTTTAATTGCGTACAATAGTTGTAATTCGGTAAAAGGTTATTTGAGGGATTAAGGTCAACTAGAATTCTTCAATTTCAGAGGATGCAACTCATATCGAAAAACTTTTGTCAGCCGCTTTTCTATGTTTAGAATTGATCAACAACCTTGAACACAAATATAGATAGGAAAGAACTCTCACCTTATCACTATATGTATTCTATATAAATAAACACATCGATTCAGGAAACAAATAAACCAAAGACATAAGTTGTGGGATCGAAGATGTTTAAGCTTCAATGGCTTGTTGCAACTCTAGCTTGCTTGACTTTTTGCATAGGAGACAATGTTTCATATGATTCAAATGCGATAATTATCAACGGAGAACGACGTATTATCTTTTCAGGCTCAATTCATTATCCACGCAGCACTGAAGCAATGTGGCCTGATCTTATTCAAAAAGCTAAAGATGGTGGACTTGATGCAATTGAGACATACATTTTTTGGGATCGTCACGAGCCACAACGACGAAAATATGATTTCTCTGGacgtttagattttattaaattcttcCAGCTCATCCAAGATGCTGGACTTTATGTTGTCATGAGGATTGGTCCTTACGTGTGTGCCGAGTGGAACTACGGAGGCTTTCCAGTGTGGTTGCACAATATGCCAGGAATCCAACTCCGTACTAACAATCAAGTCTACAAGAATGAAATGCAAACTTTCACGACAAAGATAGTGAATATGTGTAAACAAGCCAATCTCTTTGCTTCACAAGGAGGGCCAATAATATTAGCTCAAATCGAGAATGAGTATGGAAATGTGATGACACCAGCTTATGGAGATGCAGGAAAAGCATATATCAATTGGTGTGCTCAAATGGCCGAATCTCTCAATATTGGCGTTCCATGGATCATGTGCCAACAAAGTGATGCCCCACAACCTATCATTAATACGTGCAATGGATTCTACTGTGACAACTTTACTCCGAACAATCCTAAGAGCCCAAAAATGTTCACTGAAAATTGGGTGGGATGGTTCAAGAAATGGGGCGACAAAGACCCTTACAGAACTGCAGAAGATGTAGCATTTTCTGTGGCAAGATTTTTTCAATCTGGCGGCATCTTCAACAATTATTACATGTATCATGGAGGCACCAACTTTGGAAGAACATCGGGAGGTCCATTCATCACTACATCTTACGATTACAACGCCCCACTTGATGAGTATGGGAACTTGAATCAACCTAAATGGGGGCATCTCAAACAACTCCACGCATCAATCAAGTTAGGAGAGAAGATTCTCACTAACGGCACACGCTCAGACCAAAACTTTGGTAGCTCTGCAACTTTAACGAAATTCTTTAATCCAACAACAGGGGAGAGGTTTTGCTTTCTAAGCAACACAGATGGAAAAAATGATGCCACCATAGATCTACAAGCAGATGGAAAATATTTTGTACCAGCTTGGTCTGTGAGCATTCTTGATGGTTGCAACAAGGAGGTTTACAACACTGCAAAAGTAAATTCTCAAACGTCTATGTTCGTGAAGGAGCAAAATGAGAAGGAAAATGCACAACTCTCGTGGGCTTGGGCTCCAGAACCTATGAAAGACACACTGCAAGGAAATGGTAAATTTGCGGCAAACCTTCTTTTGGAACAAAAAAGGGTCACGGTTGATTTCAGCGACTACTTCTGGTACATGACGAGTGTTGACACTAACGGAACATCTTCACTTCAAAATGTGACTCTCCAAGTGAATACAAAGGGTCATGTTATTCATGCTTTCGTTAATAAAAGATACATTGGGTCGCAGTGGGGGAGTAATGGCCAGAGTTTTGTGTTTGAGAAACCGGTTCTACTAAAATCAGGAACCAACACAATAACTCTTTTGAGTGCCACAGTTGGGTTGAAGAATTACGACGCATTTTATGATATGGTGCCAACGGGAATCGATGGAGGTCCCATCTATCTAATTGGAGATGGAAACGTGAAAACTGATTTGTCATCAAATTTGTGGTCTTATAAGGTTGGATTAAATGGAGAAATGAAGCAAATTTACAACCCAATGTTCTCACAGAGAACAAATTGGATTGCACTAAATCAAAAATCTATCGGAAGGCGAATGACATGGTACAAGACTAGCTTTAAGACACCTGGTGGAATTGACCCAGTAGTCTTGGACATGCAAGGAATGGGAAAAGGCCAAGCTTGGGTAAATGGGCAAAGCATAGGCCGATTTTGGCCATCTTTCATTGCTGGCAATGATAGTTGCAGCGCAACATGTGACTATAGAGGTGCATACAACCCTAGCAAATGTGTGCAAAACTGTGGAAATCCTTCTCAAAGATGGTATCATGTTCCAAGATCATTTCTTTCGAGCAACACAAACACATtgattttatttgaagaaattgGTGGAAATCCACAACACGTGTCGGTTCAAACAATCACAATAGGAACTATATGTGCAAATGCTAATGAAGGAAGCACATTAGAGTTGTCTTGTCAGGGAGGACATGTCATCTCTGAAATCCAATTTGCTAGCTATGGAAATCCAGAGGGAAAATGTGGTTCGTTTAAGCAAGGTTCATGGGATGTGACAAACAGTGCTCTTTTCGTGGAAAAAGCTTGCATTGGCATGGAAAGTTGTTCAATTGATGTATCTGCAAAGTCATTTGGATTAGGCGATGCTACAAATTTATCTGCAAGATTGGTAGTTCAAGCACTATGTGCACAAAATTGATTAATAATAGTGTAATATATGTGaataaatattctttttaaccaactatgtatttttatttctttctttttcatagtATATGGTTTATTAATCACAAACGTATAAGTAACTATAAACACCTAGcggtctattaatgatagaccaTACTGAAAAATATTGGTCCATCACTGATAGCCCATAAAAGTCTCGATTGGAGTCTGTCACtgaactttgctatatttgaaactttttaaaaacgttgttacatatttaatttttatttttaaataaaagaaatataccCATACATGTCAAACCCCTCCCCCATTCCCCCTCCCCCACAAAGGGAAATAGAGGAATAAATTATGAATCTTTGGTTATAGGGTGAAACCCGCAATCCTGACATCATCTAGcttactctctctctctaaccCTCTCGACGGCCAACCACTGAACGCAAACTTTATTGCCGCCAGTCACATCGTGACGCTGCTCTGCTGTCGGCATGGCCAACCCATCGTTAGTGTTTTCTCTCACTCGAGACCTTGCCACATCCACACGCCATAATCAGCCACCACCCGTCGTTTACTTCTACCAGTCATCGATCGGATCACTGTCGATCGCCCCTTCTCTCCCTTCGAAAGTTTCTTTCTCTCATGTGTGCAGAAGGGAAATCCACGCAGTTGCCACCGCAATCTTACGCTGATCTGCATCCAGCTACCGTAACCTACATTTCGAACCTTCTTTAGCAAGGTTGTGCCGTTTTATATGAGTTTCTTTGGTGGTGTTGCTCCAAGTCACTTTTGAGCTCAATTTTAATGCTATAATTTGTGTTATCATTATCGATGGTTCCGAGACATTTTCTTGACAAAGGACAGCTTGGGTAAAACATTTAAGAACCTTTTTTTATAATGAATTTACAGCTTCGATTAAGGGGTATGAAAGTTGAAAATTGTTTAGGGTCAATATTTTAGAATTTCAAAAGAGTTCGGTAAGCCAAAATGGAAGATTATCTAGATATATATCAGGTTTAAACCTCCTAGAATGCCTTTGAGACAGGCaaaatgtaattaaattttaagGCATTCTGAGAAACTTTATTCGATGCCATGTGTGGTTTATGACTGACAATTTATAAGAACGTGCTATAAAGTTATAAGTTACTATGACATGATTATATAATGTGAGACCCCTTGTTGCACGTTGAGTGTATAACTTAGTGGCAACTACCCTTCTACCTATAGCTATGTACACACTAGATTTGTGTACTTTCAGGTCAGCTAGATTTGTGTGCCTAATGGCCAaccaatttttgttttaaaattgcatGCATAGTAGTAATGACCCTGGTCAGGGACCTTAAAAGACCGGGTTGTTACATGAAAGATCTTTAGTTTCTAATTGTATTGATATCTCTAACTTGCAAAGAAGGCGATATGAAACTAGGTGTAATTTAATGTTACGTTGTCTCCTTCAAATTTTGTAGTTTGTCTTTGTTGTTTTCTATCTACTTGATTATATCTTCTAGTGGGCTCATTATTGAAGAGTAGGCAATATGTTTAAAATGATATTCTGCTTTGGAAACATTATGGAAAGTGTACGCTTTGTTCTCCATTCTCTTGAAAGATATTGCCAACTTGCACCTACGTGGTTTAAGATAAACTCTTGAATCATCACTTGAAGTTAGCAGCTTCATTGTTTCCCTCTATGGTTTCCATTAAAGTTGAAGAAAGGGAGATGCATCATGCTTGCAAAACTTATAGATAAGAGGTTATCCAGAAGTAATTTTTTTAACTCATAAAATGATGACGACGAACTATCCTGTTACAACTGAACCCtatcatttttttgttttacagtATCATGGTTTTGATGGTAGTTGAAGAGAATTTCTCGATATtgacataaattaaattttcaacagtttatctttttgtaattttgttttctcCCGAAAATATGTTACTTCCTATTATTCGGTTTATCATCTCTTTTTTTGTTCCCTCTAGGGTCACTTGGATTCATTTACCTTCAATGTTTCAACCATCACACATCACACATCCCACGTCATGATATGTAAGTTAGAGAAGTATTTTAAATAATGAAACAATATTTTCACAAACaactaaaatctttaattaatttgaacatgaattttaattaattagttttaatgCTAATTGAGTATAATGAGAATGATTTAAATCTACAGTTTAAGAGGGTTGTTAAATAAATATCTTGATGTCATCTTTGCGTTTGGTGCAAATAtaatatctatctatctatttaCATTCAATTGCTCATATTACAATAGCTTGACCTTAAAGTTGTTGGCTTACAACATGAGGCCAAatgtgaaaaatgaaaaatagaatCCTAAGTTGTCCTGTGGAAAAAAACACAACCTTTTTAATTGCGTACAATAGTTGTAATTCGGTAAAAGGTTATTTGAGGGATTAAGGTCAACTAGAATTCTTCAATTTCAGAGGATGCAACTCATATCGAAAAACTTTTGTCAGCCGCTTTTCTATGTTTAGAATTGATCAACAACCTTGAACACAAATATAGATAGGAAAGAACTCTCACCTTATCACTATATGTATTCTATATAAATAAACACATCGATTCAGGAAACAAATAAACCAAAGACATAAGTTGTGGGATCGAAGATGTTTAAGCTTCAATGGCTTGTTGCAACTCTAGCTTGCTTGACTTTTTGCATAGGAGACAATGTTTCATATGATTCAAATGCGATAATTATCAACGGAGAACGACGTATTATCTTTTCAGGCTCAATTCATTATCCACGCAGCACTGAAGCAATGTGGCCTGATCTTATTCAAAAAGCTAAAGATGGTGGACTTGATGCAATTGAGACATACATTTTTTGGGATCGTCACGAGCCACAACGACGAAAATATGATTTCTCTGGacgtttagattttattaaattcttcCAGCTCATCCAAGATGCTGGACTTTATGTTGTCATGAGGATTGGTCCTTACGTGTGTGCCGAGTGGAACTACGGAGGCTTTCCAGTGTGGTTGCACAATATGCCAGGAATCCAACTCCGTACTAACAATCAAGTCTACAAGAATGAAATGCAAACTTTCACGACAAAGATAGTGAATATGTGTAAACAAGCCAATCTCTTTGCTTCACAAGGAGGGCCAATAATATTAGCTCAAATCGAGAATGAGTATGGAAATGTGATGACACCAGCTTATGGAGATGCAGGAAAAGCATATATCAATTGGTGTGCTCAAATGGCCGAATCTCTCAATATTGGCGTTCCATGGATCATGTGCCAACAAAGTGATGCCCCACAACCTATCATTAATACGTGCAATGGATTCTACTGTGACAACTTTACTCCGAACAATCCTAAGAGCCCAAAAATGTTCACTGAAAATTGGGTGGGATGGTTCAAGAAATGGGGCGACAAAGACCCTTACAGAACTGCAGAAGATGTAGCATTTTCTGTGGCAAGATTTTTTCAATCTGGCGGCATCTTCAACAATTATTACATGTATCATGGAGGCACCAACTTTGGAAGAACATCGGGAGGTCCATTCATCACTACATCTTACGATTACAACGCCCCACTTGATGAGTATGGGAACTTGAATCAACCTAAATGGGGGCATCTCAAACAACTCCACGCATCAATCAAGTTAGGAGAGAAGATTCTCACTAACGGCACACGCTCAGACCAAAACTTTGGTAGCTCTGCAACTTTAACGAAATTCTTTAATCCAACAACAGGGGAGAGGTTTTGCTTTCTAAGCAACACAGATGGAAAAAATGATGCCACCATAGATCTACAAGCAGATGGAAAATATTTTGTACCAGCTTGGTCTGTGAGCATTCTTGATGGTTGCAACAAGGAGGTTTACAACACTGCAAAAGTAAATTCTCAAACGTCTATGTTCGTGAAGGAGCAAAATGAGAAGGAAAATGCACAACTCTCGTGGGCTTGGGCTCCAGAACCTATGAAAGACACACTGCAAGGAAATGGTAAATTTGCGGCAAACCTTCTTTTGGAACAAAAAAGGGTCACGGTTGATTTCAGCGACTACTTCTGGTACATGACGAGTGTTGACACTAACGGAACATCTTCACTTCAAAATGTGACTCTCCAAGTGAATACAAAGGGTCATGTTATTCATGCTTTCGTTAATAAAAGATACATTGGGTCGCAGTGGGGGAGTAATGGCCAGAGTTTTGTGTTTGAGAAACCGGTTCTACTAAAATCAGGAACCAACACAATAACTCTTTTGAGTGCCACAGTTGGGTTGAAGAATTACGACGCATTTTATGATATGGTGCCAACGGGAATCGATGGAGGTCCCATCTATCTAATTGGAGATGGAAACGTGAAAACTGATTTGTCATCAAATTTGTGGTCTTATAAGGTTGGATTAAATGGAGAAATGAAGCAAATTTACAACCCAATGTTCTCACAGAGAACAAATTGGATTGCACTAAATCAAAAATCTATCGGAAGGCGAATGACATGGTACAAGACTAGCTTTAAGACACCTGGTGGAATTGACCCAGTAGTCTTGGACATGCAAGGAATGGGAAAAGGCCAAGCTTGGGTAAATGGGCAAAGCATAGGCCGATTTTGGCCATCTTTCATTGCTGGCAATGATAGTTGCAGCGCAACATGTGACTATAGAGGTGCATACAACCCTAGCAAATGTGTGCAAAACTGTGGAAATCCTTCTCAAAGATGGTATCATGTTCCAAGATCATTTCTTTCGAGCAACACAAACACATtgattttatttgaagaaattgGTGGAAATCCACAACACGTGTCGGTTCAAACAATCACAATAGGAACTATATGTGCAAATGCTAATGAAGGAAGCACATTAGAGTTGTCTTGTCAGGGAGGACATGTCATCTCTGAAATCCAATTTGCTAGCTATGGAAATCCAGAGGGAAAATGTGGTTCGTTTAAGCAAGGTTCATGGGATGTGACAAACAGTGCTCTTTTCGTGGAAAAAGCTTGCATTGGCATGGAAAGTTGTTCAATTGATGTATCTGCAAAGTCATTTGGATTAGGCGATGCTACAAATTTATCTGCAAGATTGGTAGTTCAAGCACTATGTGCACAAAATTGATTAATAATAGTGTAATATATGTGaataaatattctttttaaccaactatgtatttttatttctttctttttcatagtATATGGTTTATTAATCACAAACGTATAAGTAACTATAAACACCTAGcggtctattaatgatagaccaTACTGAAAAATATTGGTCCATCACTGATAGCCCATAAAAGTCTCGATTGGAGTCTGTCACtgaactttgctatatttgaaactttttaaaaacgttgttacatatttaatttttatttttaaataaaagaaatataccCATACATGTCAAACCCCTCCCCCATTCCCCCTCCCCCACAAAGGGAAATAGAGGAATAAATTATGAATCTTTGGTTATAGGGTGAAACCCGCAATCCTGACATCATCTAGcttactctctctctctaaccCTCTCGACGGCCAACCACTGAACGCAAACTTTATTGCCGCCAGTCACATCGTGACGCTGCTCTGCTGTCGGCATGGCCAACCCATCGTTAGTGTTTTCTCTCACTCGAGACCTTGCCACATCCACACGCCATAATCAGCCACCACCCGTCGTTTACTTCTACCAGTCATCGATCGGATCACTGTCGATCGCCCCTTCTCTCCCTTCGAAAGTTTCTTTCTCTCATGTGTGCAGAAGGGAAATCCACGCAGTTGCCACCGCAATCTTACGCTGATCTGCATCCAGCTACCGTAACCTACATTTCGAACCTTCTTTAGCAAGGTTGTGCCGTTTTATATGAGTTTCTTTGGTGGTGTTGCTCCAAGTCACTTTTGAGCTCAATTTTAATGCTATAATTTGTGTTATCATTATCGATGGTTCCGAGACATTTTCTTGACAAAGGACAGCTTGGGTAAAACATTTAAGAACCTTTTTTTATAATGAATTTACAGCTTCGATTAAGGGGTATGAAAGTTGAAAATTGTTTAGGGTCAATATTTTAGAATTTCAAAAGAGTTCGGTAAGCCAAAATGGAAGATTATCTAGATATATATCAGGTTTAAACCTCCTAGAATGCCTTTGAGACAGGCaaaatgtaattaaattttaagGCATTCTGAGAAACTTTATTCGATGCCATGTGTGGTTTATGACTGACAATTTATAAGAACGTGCTATAAAGTTATAAGTTACTATGACATGATTATATAATGTGAGACCCCTTGTTGCACGTTGAGTGTATAACTTAGTGGCAACTACCCTTCTACCTATAGCTATGTACACACTAGATTTGTGTACTTTCAGGTCAGCTAGATTTGTGTG contains:
- the LOC127150690 gene encoding beta-galactosidase 7-like; the encoded protein is MFKLQWLVATLACLTFCIGDNVSYDSNAIIINGERRIIFSGSIHYPRSTEAMWPDLIQKAKDGGLDAIETYIFWDRHEPQRRKYDFSGRLDFIKFFQLIQDAGLYVVMRIGPYVCAEWNYGGFPVWLHNMPGIQLRTNNQVYKNEMQTFTTKIVNMCKQANLFASQGGPIILAQIENEYGNVMTPAYGDAGKAYINWCAQMAESLNIGVPWIMCQQSDAPQPIINTCNGFYCDNFTPNNPKSPKMFTENWVGWFKKWGDKDPYRTAEDVAFSVARFFQSGGIFNNYYMYHGGTNFGRTSGGPFITTSYDYNAPLDEYGNLNQPKWGHLKQLHASIKLGEKILTNGTRSDQNFGSSATLTKFFNPTTGERFCFLSNTDGKNDATIDLQADGKYFVPAWSVSILDGCNKEVYNTAKVNSQTSMFVKEQNEKENAQLSWAWAPEPMKDTLQGNGKFAANLLLEQKRVTVDFSDYFWYMTSVDTNGTSSLQNVTLQVNTKGHVIHAFVNKRYIGSQWGSNGQSFVFEKPVLLKSGTNTITLLSATVGLKNYDAFYDMVPTGIDGGPIYLIGDGNVKTDLSSNLWSYKVGLNGEMKQIYNPMFSQRTNWIALNQKSIGRRMTWYKTSFKTPGGIDPVVLDMQGMGKGQAWVNGQSIGRFWPSFIAGNDSCSATCDYRGAYNPSKCVQNCGNPSQRWYHVPRSFLSSNTNTLILFEEIGGNPQHVSVQTITIGTICANANEGSTLELSCQGGHVISEIQFASYGNPEGKCGSFKQGSWDVTNSALFVEKACIGMESCSIDVSAKSFGLGDATNLSARLVVQALCAQN